In a genomic window of Seriola aureovittata isolate HTS-2021-v1 ecotype China chromosome 11, ASM2101889v1, whole genome shotgun sequence:
- the mstnb gene encoding growth/differentiation factor 8 — protein sequence MHLSQIVLYLSLLIALGPVVLSDQETHQQPSATSPEDTEQCATCEVRQQIKTMRLNAIKSQILSKLRMKEAPNISRDIVKQLLPKAPPLQQLLDQYDVLGDDNKDVVMEDDDEHATTETIVMMATEPESVVQVDGEPKCCFFSFTQKFQASRIMRAQLWVHLRPADEATTVFLQISRLMPVTDGNRHIRIRSLKIDVNSGVSSWQSIDVKQVLTVWLRQPETNWGIEINAFDSRGNDLAVTSAEPGEEGLQPFMEVKISEGPKRARRDTGLDCDENSPESRCCRYPLTVDFEDFGWDWIIAPKRYKANYCSGECEYMHLQKYPHTHLVNKANPRGTAGPCCTPTKMSPINMLYFNRKEQIIYGKIPSMVVDRCGCS from the exons ATGCATCTGTCTCAGATTGTGCTCTATCTTAGTTTGCTGATTGCTTTGGGTCCAGTAGTTTTGAGTGACCAAGAAACGCACCAGCAGCCCTCCGCCACCAGCCCAGAGGACACTGAGCAGTGCGCTACCTGCGAGGTCCGGCAGCAGATCAAAACCATGCGATTAAACGCGATTAAATCTCAGATTCTGAGCAAACTGCGAATGAAAGAAGCTCCGAACATCAGCCGAGATATAGTGAAGCAGCTCCTGCCCAAAGCGCCGccgctgcagcagctcctcgACCAGTACGACGTGCTGGGAGATGACAACAAGGATGTAGTCATGGAGGACGACGACGAGCATGCCACCACGGAGACAATAGTGATGATGGCCACTGAAC CTGAGTCCGTCGTCCAGGTGGATGGGGAACCAAagtgctgctttttctctttcactcagaAGTTTCAAGCCAGTCGCATAATGCGGGCGCAGCTCTGGGTGCATTTGCGCCCGGCGGACGAAGCGACCACAGTGTTCCTGCAGATCTCCCGCCTGATGCCGGTCACAGACGGGAACAGGCACATACGGATCCGTTCCCTGAAGATCGACGTCAACTCCGGGGTCAGCTCTTGGCAAAGTATAGACGTCAAGCAAGTGTTGACCGTGTGGCTGCGGCAGCCGGAGACCAATTGGGGCATCGAGATTAACGCCTTCGATTCGAGGGGAAATGACTTGGCCGTGACCTCCGCAGAGCCCGGGGAGGAAGGACTG CAACCGTTCATGGAGGTGAAGATCTCAGAGGGCCCCAAGCGAGCCAGGAGAGACACGGGGCTGGACTGTGACGAGAACTCGCCAGAGTCCCGGTGCTGCCGTTACCCGCTCACAGTTGACTTTGAAGACTTTGGCTGGGATTGGATTATTGCCCCAAAGCGCTACAAGGCCAACTATTGCTCTGGGGAGTGTGAGTACATGCACTTGCAGAAGTACCCGCACACCCACCTGGTAAACAAGGCCAACCCCAGAGGGACTGCAGGCCCCTGCTGTACCCCCACCAAGATGTCGCCTATCAACATGCTCTACTTTAACCGCAAGGAGCAGATCATCTACGGCAAGATCCCCTCCATGGTGGTGGACCGTTGTGGATGCTCTTGA
- the hibch gene encoding 3-hydroxyisobutyryl-CoA hydrolase, mitochondrial: MSLTALTSTYRLRSLCRLQRIQGHMMSSHVEPDVLMEKVGRAGVITMNRPKVLNALNLNMIRQIYPQLKKWENDKETDIVIIKGAGGKAFCAGGDIRAVTEAGKVGDPLAQDFFREEYILNNAIGTCRKPYIALIDGITMGGGVGLSVHGRFRVATEKSLFAMPETAIGLFPDVGGGYFLPRLRGRLGLFLALTGFRLKGRDVQRAGVATHFVESKKIPDLEKELVDLKSPSAEDVTRVLDTYQTQSSLDSEKPFVLDKHMSDIDRLFGSGSVEGIMQNLKADGSEFAKKQAETLSKMSPTSLKITYKQLQAGASLSLQDVLVMEYRLSQACMRGGDFYEGVRAVLVDRDQNPTWNPSTLEEVSEQSVDQCFSSLGEKDLTF, from the exons ATGTCCTTAACGGCTTTGACATCTACATACAG ACTGAGGTCCCTCTGCAGACTGCAGCGAATTCAGGGCCACATG ATGTCCAGTCATGTGGAACCAGATGTTCTCATGGAGAAAGTGGGCAGAGCCGGTGTGATCACCATGAACAGACCCAAAGTGCTGAATGCCCTCAACCTGAACATGATCCGACAGATCTACCCTCAGCTCAAG AAATGGGAGAATGACAAGGAAACTGACATTGTCATTATTAAAGGAGCAGGTGGGAAAGCCTTCTGTGCTGGTGGAGACATCAGAG cGGTCACAGAGGCGGGGAAGGTGGGTGACCCTCTTGCACAGGACTTTTTCCGTGAGGAATACATTCTCAACAATGCTATAG GAACATGCAGGAAACCATACATCGCCCTCATTGATGGAATAACAATGGGAGGG GGCGTGGGCCTGTCAGTTCACGGACGGTTTCGAGTGGCCACGGAGAAGAGCCTGTTCGCCATGCCGGAGACTGCCATCG ggCTTTTCCCTGATGTGGGCGGTGGCTATTTTCTGCCAAGGCTCCGGGGGAGGTTGGGTCTGTTTCTGGCTTTGACGGGCTTCCGCCTCAAAGGACGTGATGTGCAGAGAGCTGGAGTTGCCACTCACTTTGTAGAATCTAAGAAG ATCCCAGACCTGGAAAAGGAGCTGGTGGACCTGAAGTCTCCCTCTGCTGAAGACGTCACCAGAGTGCTAGACACCTACCAGACCCAG AGCAGTCTGGACTCTGAGAAGCCTTTTGTCTTGGACAAGCACATGTCTGATATTGACAG GCTTTTCGGCTCCGGCAGTGTGGAGGGAATAATGCAGAACCTGAAGGCAGACGGCTCCGAGTTTGCTAAGAAACAGGCTGAG ACATTGTCCAAAATGTCTCCCACATCCCTGAAGATCACCTATAAGCAGCTGCAGGCGGGTGCCTCTCTGAGCCTGCAGGACGTGTTGGTGATGGAGTATCGACTGAGCCAGGCCTGCatg AGGGGCGGCGACTTCTATGAGGGTGTAAGAGCTG ttcTGGTTGACAGGGACCAGAATCCCACATGGAACCCGTCAACACTGGAGGAGGTGTCGGAGCAGAGCGTGGACCAGTGCTTCTCCTCACTGGGAGAGAAGGATCTGACTTTCTGA